The DNA window CTACAGCGCCCTCTTGTACTTGGACGCTGCTGTCGTTGGCACTCGCCTGCAGAGTAAACGCGGTGCCACGCACGGCAACTACGGCCGATGGCGTTGTGATTTCAAACCGGGCGCCATTTCCACGAAGGGGTTTTACGCGGGAATGCACTTCACCTTTGTGTAACCTAAGCCGAGTGTCTACCATGCCCGTTTTACCGTACTGGGTCAGCCGGTTGAACATTAGCCGGGAGTTGGGCGAAACCCGCAATTCGGAGCCATCGGCTAGTGTCAGTGTGGCTGAACCGGCGCCTAACAAAAGCTCGTCACCGACTCGAATCAAAGACTGCTCAGTCAGAGCGATTTTACGAGCATCGGACCCCGAGATGTGCTGAACGTTGCCGCTGACGGACGATACTCGCACAGGCTCGGGTTGACGCTTTAGCCAGGCAATCGGGATGCGTAGTGATTGTCCCGCCTTGAGGCTGGTGTTACCGGGTAATCCGTTGTGTGCAAGTAGCTGGTAGCTGTCTCTGGGGTTCTGCAGTAACGACTCGGAAATACTGGCCAACGAGTCCTTTTTTTGAAGGGTGTAGACCCATTCCGACATTGTTTCTGCAGAATGGGAAGGCACAGGCGCAGAACCCTGAGCGACCGTCCACTCTGCCAGCGCAAGGCCGGGCATGAGGGTGATCGCCAGTGCAAACCAGTAGGCCAGACTGTTGCGCAAGGTAGGCACGATCGGCTTAGGCATTGGAGGTAAGGTCGCTCGCGGGTGCCGTTGCTTCGGTTGCTTGAACGGCCTCCAAGCGATACCCCCGCTGATAGATGGTTTTAATCCGAAAGCCGTTGTCCGGATTGAGCCCCAGCCGACGGCGTAGTCGGCTGATGTGAGTGTCGACGGTGCGTGTGTTGATGTCTCGTGCGACTCCCCATACTCGTTCCAGAAGAACGTCCCGTGTGAGCAGGCGGCCCTGATTTTGGAACAGGAACAGCGTCAGATCGAAATCCTTATCGGTCAGGGTCAGGAGTTCGCCGTGCAGGTGAATGCTGCGCTGATTCATGTTGACCTCGAAGGGGCCGAACACCAGCAGCTCTTTATCGCTTTCAGGGTTGCTGCGGCGTGCCAGAGCGTTCAGTCGGGCGATGAGTTCCGCAGCGCGTGCTGGCTTTGCCAAGAAATCGTCTGCACCGGCATCGAGCGCACAAACAATGTCACTTTCGCTATCGTGCTGGGTCAGGAATATCGCCGGAATAGCCCAGTCGAGGTGAGTGCGTACGCTTTTTAAAACGTCGATGCCTGTCATGTCCGGTATCTGCCAATCCAGAATGATCAGGTCGTAACTGCGGTGTAGTACGGCGCTGAGAAAGGATTGACCGGTGGCAAAGCTATCGCATTCGTGTCCTTTGTCGGACAGTATTGCTTGAATGTTTTGCGCTTGTTCAAATTCATCTTCAAGCAGAGCAATGCGCATTGAGCTTAGCCTCTATCGTGATACTTGGTGCGGGGCGTTTTTGCAGAATG is part of the Marinobacter sp. JH2 genome and encodes:
- a CDS encoding response regulator transcription factor, translating into MRIALLEDEFEQAQNIQAILSDKGHECDSFATGQSFLSAVLHRSYDLIILDWQIPDMTGIDVLKSVRTHLDWAIPAIFLTQHDSESDIVCALDAGADDFLAKPARAAELIARLNALARRSNPESDKELLVFGPFEVNMNQRSIHLHGELLTLTDKDFDLTLFLFQNQGRLLTRDVLLERVWGVARDINTRTVDTHISRLRRRLGLNPDNGFRIKTIYQRGYRLEAVQATEATAPASDLTSNA